A stretch of Paludisphaera borealis DNA encodes these proteins:
- a CDS encoding HAF repeat-containing PEP-CTERM protein has protein sequence MTERFAIERAWICALGASLVFLAVPARSTASPYKITVLSGDSWGQINNNGLVAGLYSSENHQGYGAVYDSNPGGRVVVSGVTPPSGSNPGSYDFRSAATSLNDRGQGVGYNNDKNEALLFDTGTGGTTPLSFPSGYGGALRITNGGTIYGSREMDRAGQYSDYQPFVYRDGRFQDLGLPPGMVSARLVAANDAGQVLVSAAATTGGSWTFNHSFLLANGRWTDLGSLVPNASASGAQAMNAQGDVVGASAPLGPDPSHAVLVPNGGQAIDLGTLAGDAYSRANAINDKGEIVGVSFDGLLQNRAFLYQNGVMTNLNDLIDSGSGWLLREAFALNNRGQILAYATQDGGSVSTLLLTPDGQPTPPDLVFPEMPVPEPSTLVVFGLAGVGLAYRKLRK, from the coding sequence ATGACGGAGCGATTCGCGATCGAACGAGCATGGATTTGTGCTCTGGGCGCTTCCCTCGTATTTCTGGCCGTTCCGGCGCGGAGCACGGCTTCGCCTTACAAGATCACGGTCTTGAGCGGCGATTCCTGGGGCCAGATCAATAACAACGGCCTGGTTGCGGGCCTCTATTCGTCTGAGAACCACCAGGGTTACGGTGCCGTCTACGATTCCAATCCCGGAGGCCGGGTCGTGGTCTCGGGGGTCACGCCGCCGAGCGGGTCGAACCCCGGGAGCTACGACTTCCGGAGCGCCGCCACGAGCCTCAACGACCGCGGCCAGGGCGTTGGTTACAACAACGACAAGAACGAGGCCTTGCTCTTCGACACGGGGACGGGAGGGACCACGCCGCTGTCTTTCCCATCCGGCTACGGGGGGGCGCTCCGGATCACCAACGGCGGCACGATCTACGGCTCGCGCGAGATGGACCGGGCGGGCCAGTACTCCGACTATCAACCGTTCGTCTATCGGGACGGCCGGTTTCAGGACCTCGGCTTGCCGCCCGGCATGGTCTCCGCGCGGCTGGTCGCGGCCAACGATGCGGGACAGGTCCTGGTTTCGGCGGCGGCCACCACCGGCGGGTCTTGGACCTTCAACCACTCGTTCCTACTCGCCAACGGCCGGTGGACCGACCTGGGGAGTCTGGTCCCGAATGCCTCCGCGAGTGGCGCCCAGGCCATGAATGCGCAGGGCGACGTCGTTGGGGCGTCCGCCCCCCTGGGACCCGATCCTTCTCATGCGGTGCTTGTCCCGAACGGCGGCCAGGCGATCGATCTCGGCACGCTGGCGGGAGACGCCTACAGCCGGGCGAACGCGATCAACGACAAAGGGGAGATCGTCGGGGTCTCCTTCGACGGGCTGCTCCAGAATCGCGCGTTCCTCTATCAGAACGGCGTCATGACCAACCTCAACGACCTGATCGACTCCGGCAGCGGCTGGTTGCTCAGGGAAGCGTTTGCGCTCAACAACCGCGGCCAGATTCTGGCGTACGCGACCCAGGACGGCGGCAGCGTGAGCACCCTATTGCTCACCCCCGACGGGCAGCCCACTCCCCCCGACCTGGTCTTTCCCGAGATGCCGGTGCCCGAGCCGTCGACGCTCGTCGTCTTCGGTCTGGCCGGGGTCGGCCTCGCGTATCGGAAGCTGAGAAAATGA
- a CDS encoding DUF1559 domain-containing protein — protein sequence MIGPGRGFTLIELLVVIAIIAVLIALLLPAVQSAREAARRIQCTNNLKQIGLAVANYESAIGCIVPGYISSTAPLAQNGVSGYNPDPFTLDNGPGWGWLAMLLPFAEQTPLYNATNFNLPTWVAANGTIVTTQISAFLCPAANNPTPTCMMVDAGLNLLPVANPYFARANYQYNMGWNDTSIQPPNTNYDDQSRGCNGPIYRNSRVSYAGVTDGLSNTVFASEKTPYLADATWVGIIPGYRHFAYNAFASAGTGGDGVNYDYPGAILASHSGPSLYEVPQVIHPPNSPLGHTDEFYALHPGGANVLMGDGSVRFVKQSINLLAWQALSSRSNGEVISADAY from the coding sequence ATGATTGGTCCAGGGCGCGGCTTCACCTTGATTGAGTTGCTCGTCGTCATTGCGATCATCGCCGTTTTGATCGCGCTTTTGCTGCCGGCCGTGCAGTCGGCCCGCGAGGCCGCGCGGCGGATCCAGTGCACCAATAATCTGAAGCAGATCGGCCTGGCCGTCGCCAACTACGAGTCGGCCATCGGCTGCATCGTGCCGGGTTACATCAGTTCGACCGCGCCGCTGGCGCAGAACGGGGTGTCGGGCTACAACCCCGACCCGTTCACCCTGGACAACGGCCCCGGCTGGGGGTGGCTGGCGATGCTTCTGCCCTTTGCCGAGCAGACCCCGCTGTACAACGCGACGAATTTCAACCTTCCCACGTGGGTCGCGGCGAACGGCACGATCGTCACGACCCAGATCAGCGCCTTCCTCTGCCCGGCCGCGAACAATCCGACCCCGACCTGCATGATGGTCGACGCCGGCTTGAACCTCCTGCCGGTGGCGAATCCGTACTTCGCCCGCGCCAACTACCAGTACAACATGGGCTGGAACGACACGAGCATCCAGCCGCCGAACACGAATTACGACGACCAGTCCAGGGGATGCAACGGGCCGATCTACCGGAACAGCCGCGTCTCCTACGCCGGGGTGACCGACGGGCTGAGCAACACGGTCTTCGCGAGCGAGAAGACCCCCTACCTGGCGGACGCGACCTGGGTGGGGATCATCCCGGGTTACCGGCACTTCGCCTACAACGCCTTCGCCAGCGCCGGGACGGGCGGGGACGGGGTCAACTACGACTATCCGGGCGCCATCCTGGCCTCGCACAGCGGACCGTCGCTCTACGAGGTCCCCCAGGTGATCCATCCGCCCAACAGCCCGCTGGGCCATACCGACGAGTTCTATGCGCTCCACCCGGGCGGGGCGAACGTCCTGATGGGGGACGGCTCGGTCCGGTTCGTCAAACAATCGATCAACCTGCTGGCGTGGCAGGCCCTGAGCAGCCGATCGAACGGGGAGGTGATCAGTGCCGACGCCTACTAA
- a CDS encoding CRTAC1 family protein, translating into MPNSLVHKGRRVRVAVAIAVAIGAVYGLVVLEGWWARTTRQDAFRRLARRDFAGAQPGLARLLALHRGDGEAWFQLGLCESALGREPAARAAWDSVPIDSPFAGRAAVRRARQELASHRLAAAETYLLRAVDERGAHAVEAFETLVHLFKIEGRFREARRLVNGWWEDYPNRISMVTELTQLDTPSAYAPAKAREALDRAGAAAPDDDRVWLGKANLAMRTGDLDQAGRWLEACERERPDDAAVGRARLALSEANRDATAVRRAAARVAPGALDPDELIRLRAWLAAKANDQAAEGEALRALLAIRADDAPALERLAELEILAGRSAESARLRAHKAELDRARWRFDNLIFLTRAQDHGRELARLAEILGRSVEARICWKLVLDREPGDAEAFQAIAQLDARARSATAPDDQLAALRAELACTPVEVEVKPSLVAGAKHDSRATLWFDDDAESSGLRFQFDSGMTAERQIPETMSGGVGLLDYDGDGWLDVYCVQGGPFPPPAGAGGGDRLFRNRGDGTFEDATARSGVGRLARGYGHGVTVGDYDNDGDADLFLTRWRSYVLLKNRGDGTFEDATEAAGLAGDRGWPTSAALADLDGDGDLDLYVAHYLEWNAEHPELSAHRSRPGAFEYGYPQKFPAEPDHLFRNDGGRFHDVTAEAGIVDRDGRGMGVVAADLDDDGKIDLFVSNDTTANFLFRNLGGMRFEEVGDAAGLASNAEGGYQASMGIACGDLDGDGRLDLAVTNFYNESMTYYRNLGGGLFADHTATVGLLAATRDMLGFGTSFLDVDNDGRLDLAVTNGHVNDLRPETPYAMPSQLFLGAANGRLVDVSTQSGAAWAVPRVGRGLAVGDLDNDGRQDMLVLAQNQPLAYFHNKSATGAALVIELEGVKSPRDAVGARVTVEAGGRRLVRYLHGGGSYQSASDHRLYFGLGEARAADRVEIQWPSGQRDRHENLAAGARYRLREGAAKPERVTAFRR; encoded by the coding sequence TTGCCTAATTCCCTCGTGCATAAGGGCCGGCGCGTCCGGGTCGCCGTCGCGATCGCCGTCGCGATCGGGGCTGTGTACGGACTCGTCGTCCTTGAGGGATGGTGGGCGCGGACCACGCGTCAGGATGCGTTTCGAAGACTGGCGCGGCGCGATTTCGCGGGGGCCCAGCCGGGGCTGGCTCGCTTGCTGGCGTTGCACCGGGGCGATGGCGAGGCGTGGTTCCAGCTCGGGCTTTGCGAATCGGCGCTGGGGCGCGAGCCGGCGGCCAGGGCGGCCTGGGATTCGGTGCCGATCGATTCACCGTTCGCGGGCCGGGCGGCGGTCCGTCGGGCTCGCCAGGAACTCGCCTCGCATCGTCTGGCCGCCGCCGAGACCTATCTCCTGCGCGCCGTCGACGAGCGCGGCGCACACGCCGTCGAGGCGTTCGAGACGCTGGTGCATCTGTTCAAGATCGAGGGTCGATTCCGCGAGGCGCGGCGGCTCGTGAACGGCTGGTGGGAGGACTATCCCAACCGGATCAGCATGGTCACGGAGCTGACCCAGCTCGACACGCCCAGCGCGTACGCGCCGGCCAAGGCGCGCGAGGCGCTGGATCGAGCCGGCGCGGCCGCGCCCGACGACGACCGCGTCTGGCTGGGCAAGGCGAACCTGGCGATGCGGACCGGCGACCTCGATCAAGCCGGGCGATGGCTCGAAGCGTGCGAGCGGGAGCGGCCCGACGACGCGGCGGTCGGCCGCGCGCGCCTCGCCTTGTCCGAGGCGAATCGCGACGCGACCGCGGTCCGTCGCGCGGCCGCCCGCGTGGCCCCCGGCGCCCTCGACCCCGACGAGCTGATTCGGCTGCGCGCCTGGTTGGCCGCCAAGGCGAACGACCAGGCGGCCGAGGGCGAAGCATTGCGCGCCTTGCTCGCGATCCGGGCCGACGACGCGCCGGCCCTCGAACGCCTGGCCGAACTGGAAATCCTCGCCGGTCGGTCGGCCGAATCGGCGCGGCTGCGGGCCCACAAGGCGGAGCTTGATCGCGCCCGCTGGCGATTCGACAACTTGATCTTCCTGACCCGGGCCCAGGATCACGGCCGCGAGCTGGCGCGACTCGCGGAGATCCTCGGCCGGTCCGTCGAGGCCCGCATCTGCTGGAAACTCGTGCTCGACCGCGAGCCGGGCGACGCCGAGGCGTTCCAAGCCATCGCCCAGCTCGACGCGCGGGCGCGCTCGGCGACCGCCCCGGACGACCAGCTCGCGGCGCTGCGGGCCGAGCTTGCCTGTACGCCGGTCGAAGTCGAGGTGAAACCAAGTCTCGTCGCCGGGGCGAAGCACGATTCGCGCGCGACGCTATGGTTCGACGACGACGCGGAATCGAGCGGGCTGCGGTTCCAGTTCGATAGCGGGATGACTGCGGAGCGACAGATTCCCGAGACGATGAGCGGCGGCGTGGGGCTACTGGACTACGACGGCGACGGCTGGCTCGACGTTTACTGCGTTCAAGGGGGGCCGTTCCCGCCGCCCGCCGGGGCGGGGGGGGGCGACCGGCTGTTCCGCAACCGGGGCGACGGCACGTTCGAGGACGCGACGGCCCGATCGGGGGTCGGCCGGCTGGCGCGGGGATACGGGCACGGGGTGACGGTGGGCGACTACGACAACGACGGCGACGCCGACCTGTTCCTGACCCGTTGGCGGTCGTACGTGCTGCTCAAGAACCGGGGCGACGGGACGTTCGAGGATGCGACCGAGGCCGCGGGCCTGGCGGGCGATCGGGGCTGGCCGACCTCGGCGGCCCTGGCCGACCTCGACGGCGACGGCGATCTCGACCTCTACGTCGCGCACTACCTGGAGTGGAACGCCGAGCATCCCGAACTCTCCGCGCATCGCAGCCGGCCGGGGGCTTTCGAGTACGGCTATCCCCAGAAATTCCCCGCCGAGCCGGACCACCTGTTCCGCAACGACGGAGGCCGGTTCCACGACGTGACCGCCGAGGCGGGGATCGTCGATCGCGACGGCAGGGGCATGGGCGTGGTGGCGGCCGACCTCGACGACGACGGCAAGATCGACCTTTTCGTCTCCAACGACACCACGGCTAACTTCCTGTTTCGCAACCTCGGGGGAATGCGGTTCGAGGAAGTGGGCGACGCGGCCGGCCTCGCCAGCAACGCCGAGGGGGGATACCAGGCCAGCATGGGGATCGCCTGCGGCGACCTCGACGGCGACGGCCGCCTCGACCTCGCCGTCACCAACTTCTACAACGAGTCGATGACCTACTACCGCAACCTGGGGGGCGGCCTGTTCGCCGATCACACGGCGACGGTCGGGCTGCTGGCCGCGACGCGCGACATGCTCGGCTTCGGGACCTCGTTCCTCGACGTCGACAACGACGGCCGCCTCGACCTCGCCGTCACCAACGGGCACGTCAACGACCTGCGCCCGGAGACCCCTTACGCGATGCCCAGCCAGCTTTTCCTCGGAGCCGCGAACGGCCGGCTCGTCGACGTCTCGACGCAATCCGGAGCGGCCTGGGCGGTCCCTCGCGTGGGGCGGGGCCTGGCCGTCGGCGATCTCGACAACGACGGCCGCCAGGACATGCTCGTCCTCGCCCAGAACCAGCCGCTGGCGTACTTCCACAACAAATCCGCGACCGGCGCCGCGCTCGTCATCGAGCTGGAAGGCGTGAAGTCGCCCCGCGACGCGGTCGGCGCCCGGGTGACCGTCGAGGCCGGGGGCCGTCGCCTGGTGCGTTACCTGCACGGCGGCGGCAGCTACCAGTCGGCGTCCGACCATCGCCTGTATTTTGGACTCGGCGAAGCCCGGGCCGCCGACCGCGTCGAAATCCAATGGCCGTCCGGCCAGCGCGACCGCCACGAGAACCTCGCCGCCGGCGCCCGCTATCGCCTCCGCGAAGGCGCCGCCAAGCCCGAACGCGTCACCGCATTCAGGCGCTGA